One part of the Mariniflexile litorale genome encodes these proteins:
- the creD gene encoding cell envelope integrity protein CreD, which yields MKNTDTQPQNKFGNWLKTSITARMFIIGFLTLILLIPLFFIQDLIRERSHRQTEVINEINEQWGNEVLIYGPILKVPYKTYNEKTVTDKKTKQVYTETNEEIQYAFFFPENLNINSNINPETKKRGIYTTAVYDSQITLTGSYTKPDFSDIEIDNKDILWDKAKIIIQSSNVKGVNEANLKLDERNYELTSKYNGKKNYNFNEVVLHTLETKTIDKTQLEFKKSLTFNINLNIKGSEQIRFIPTGKQTSAKITSNWKTANFFGEFLPYNDNKITENGFDAKWKILDLNRPFSQQHFNGIPDLKEFAFGVNFMIPVDEYQKSERSAKYGFLVIALTFLIFFLIQTLSKINIHPFQYLMIGLALTMFYTLLVSISEHSNFLKAYLIAGISVILLITLYSKSILKTFKFPVFIGLSLTALYTFIYVIIQLENYALIVGSIGLFLILTMIMYVSRKIDWNNG from the coding sequence ATGAAAAATACAGACACACAACCGCAAAACAAATTTGGCAATTGGTTAAAAACCTCAATCACAGCACGTATGTTCATCATAGGTTTTTTAACCTTAATATTATTGATTCCACTTTTCTTTATTCAAGATTTAATAAGAGAACGTTCTCACAGACAAACAGAAGTTATTAATGAAATCAATGAACAATGGGGTAACGAGGTTCTTATTTATGGTCCCATTTTAAAAGTGCCTTATAAAACCTATAATGAAAAAACCGTTACAGATAAAAAAACAAAACAAGTGTACACCGAAACTAACGAGGAAATTCAATACGCATTTTTCTTTCCCGAAAACCTCAACATAAATTCTAACATAAATCCCGAAACAAAAAAAAGAGGTATTTACACAACAGCTGTTTATGATAGTCAAATAACCCTTACTGGCTCATATACCAAACCAGATTTTAGTGATATAGAAATTGATAATAAAGACATTCTTTGGGACAAAGCAAAAATTATCATTCAGTCATCAAATGTAAAAGGAGTCAACGAAGCTAATTTAAAACTAGATGAGAGAAATTACGAACTAACATCAAAATATAACGGCAAAAAAAATTATAACTTTAATGAAGTTGTGCTTCACACACTAGAAACAAAAACCATAGACAAAACACAATTAGAATTTAAAAAATCGTTAACCTTTAATATCAACCTTAATATAAAAGGCAGCGAGCAAATTCGTTTTATTCCAACTGGTAAACAAACAAGTGCTAAAATAACTTCAAATTGGAAAACAGCTAACTTTTTTGGAGAGTTTTTACCGTATAATGACAATAAAATAACAGAAAATGGTTTTGATGCTAAATGGAAAATACTAGATTTAAACCGTCCATTTTCACAACAACACTTTAATGGTATCCCAGATTTAAAAGAATTTGCGTTTGGAGTCAATTTTATGATTCCTGTAGACGAATATCAAAAAAGTGAACGCTCTGCAAAATATGGTTTTTTGGTAATAGCCTTAACATTCCTCATTTTCTTTTTAATTCAAACCTTAAGCAAAATAAACATTCATCCCTTTCAATATTTAATGATTGGGTTGGCACTCACCATGTTTTATACCTTATTGGTATCCATTTCAGAGCACAGCAACTTCTTAAAAGCTTATCTAATAGCTGGAATTTCTGTAATTCTTCTCATCACATTATATTCAAAATCCATTTTAAAAACATTTAAATTCCCAGTATTTATTGGGCTGTCCTTAACAGCACTTTACACCTTTATTTATGTCATCATTCAGTTAGAAAACTATGCACTTATAGTAGGAAGCATAGGCTTGTTTTTAATATTAACTATGATTATGTACGTGTCCAGAAAAATAGATTGGAACAACGGGTAA
- a CDS encoding transcriptional regulator, with product MSIINNINKVFDHRIRLGIMSILMVNEYADFNMLKELLEVTDGNLASHAKALETAEYIKVEKQFIGRKPNTRYSTTKLGELEFKKHIDALEKLINKH from the coding sequence TTGAGCATTATTAACAACATTAATAAGGTATTTGATCACCGTATTAGATTAGGCATCATGTCTATTTTAATGGTAAACGAATATGCAGATTTTAATATGCTAAAAGAGCTTTTAGAAGTAACTGATGGCAATCTAGCAAGCCACGCAAAAGCTCTCGAAACGGCCGAGTACATAAAGGTTGAAAAACAATTTATTGGTAGAAAACCAAACACACGTTACAGCACAACAAAATTGGGCGAATTAGAATTTAAAAAACATATTGATGCCCTTGAAAAATTAATTAACAAGCACTAA
- a CDS encoding DUF1801 domain-containing protein → MDNYFLNQKEPFQSIMLYVRSVILNTLPEVEERFSYKIPFYNCHKKPMIYLNVLKGTNYVDVAFVQGILLENEFPLLKNDNNRKQVRSIQLRTLEDLDHKNFIELLHAASAFLSKSKSAWFI, encoded by the coding sequence ATAGACAACTATTTTTTAAATCAGAAAGAGCCATTTCAATCCATCATGCTTTATGTTAGAAGTGTTATTTTAAATACATTACCAGAAGTAGAGGAGCGGTTTAGTTATAAAATACCGTTTTATAATTGCCACAAAAAACCTATGATTTATTTAAATGTTTTAAAAGGTACTAATTATGTTGATGTGGCTTTTGTACAAGGTATTTTGTTAGAAAATGAGTTCCCTCTTTTAAAAAACGATAATAACCGAAAGCAAGTACGCTCCATTCAATTAAGGACTTTGGAAGATTTAGACCATAAGAATTTTATTGAATTGTTACATGCAGCTTCCGCTTTTCTTAGTAAAAGTAAAAGCGCTTGGTTTATTTAA
- a CDS encoding PepSY-associated TM helix domain-containing protein, with the protein MKNRTYNILFHTHTVSGIVISVVLYIIFFAGSFSFFRDEIVNWERNQSVEITDDIQIDFDATLDTLKTRYNLYGRDIEIRKHYIEQRIGVSISASKDTLAPKDAKKREFFYLDTKDYSQNSYQDSYSLGEFLYRLHFLAQVPYPIGYYLSGFIAFFFLFAIITGVLVHWKKITSNFFLFRPLEKLKTLWTDAHTSLGMLGLPFQFIYAVTGAFFMIKLLLVAPNIAILYEGNQTKFYDDLEYSHPHFDLEKDTIQKAFNLNGYTEKTKTLWNDFNVTEMHIFNYGNTNMHVLVNGHLNYKNKFTGVGEAIYKVNSNVLVSKKDPIESSTYLDGVKNTLFRLHFADYGGYALKLISFILGLISCFVIISGVMIWLVARDKKNIPEKKRRFNLRVVRVYLAICLSMYPITALSFIAVKIFHPVNQSFIYSFYFIGWLLLSIFFIIKKDLNFINKYTLLSGSLFGFLIPVVNGITTKNWIWKSFSNQQFQIFFVDTFWLVLSLLTLWISFKLKKKNY; encoded by the coding sequence ATGAAAAACAGAACTTACAACATCCTCTTTCATACCCACACAGTAAGTGGTATTGTTATTAGTGTCGTGCTTTATATAATCTTTTTTGCGGGTTCATTTTCTTTTTTTAGAGATGAAATCGTGAATTGGGAGCGCAATCAATCTGTTGAAATAACAGACGATATTCAAATAGATTTTGATGCAACTTTAGACACCTTAAAAACCCGATACAATTTATATGGACGAGATATTGAAATTAGAAAACATTATATAGAGCAACGTATTGGAGTCTCTATATCTGCTTCAAAAGACACCCTTGCACCAAAAGATGCAAAAAAAAGAGAATTCTTTTATTTAGACACCAAAGACTATTCGCAAAATTCCTATCAAGATTCATATTCGCTGGGAGAGTTTTTATATAGATTGCACTTTCTTGCACAAGTTCCCTACCCTATTGGATATTACTTATCCGGGTTTATTGCTTTCTTCTTTTTATTTGCCATCATCACCGGAGTATTGGTGCATTGGAAAAAAATCACATCTAACTTTTTCTTATTTCGTCCGTTAGAAAAATTAAAAACATTATGGACAGATGCACACACTTCCCTTGGTATGTTAGGATTACCTTTTCAGTTTATTTATGCAGTTACTGGTGCCTTTTTTATGATTAAGCTGCTTTTAGTAGCTCCAAATATTGCTATTTTATACGAAGGGAACCAAACTAAATTCTATGATGATTTAGAATATAGTCATCCACACTTTGACTTAGAAAAAGATACCATTCAAAAAGCCTTTAACCTAAATGGTTATACTGAAAAAACAAAAACATTATGGAATGACTTTAATGTTACAGAAATGCATATTTTCAACTATGGGAATACAAATATGCACGTGCTGGTTAATGGCCATTTAAATTACAAAAACAAGTTTACAGGTGTGGGAGAAGCAATATACAAAGTAAACTCTAATGTATTAGTTTCTAAAAAAGACCCCATTGAAAGTAGCACATATTTAGATGGTGTTAAAAACACGCTTTTCAGACTCCATTTTGCCGATTATGGTGGATATGCGCTAAAACTTATTAGCTTCATATTAGGACTTATTTCATGTTTCGTTATAATTTCGGGTGTCATGATTTGGCTTGTTGCACGCGACAAAAAAAACATTCCTGAAAAAAAACGTCGTTTTAATCTTCGTGTTGTAAGAGTCTATTTAGCCATTTGTTTAAGCATGTACCCTATTACTGCTTTATCGTTTATTGCTGTAAAAATATTTCACCCCGTTAATCAATCGTTTATTTATAGCTTTTATTTTATTGGCTGGTTATTGCTCTCTATTTTTTTTATTATTAAAAAGGATCTCAACTTTATAAATAAATATACGCTACTCTCTGGTAGTCTTTTCGGGTTTTTAATTCCTGTTGTAAATGGAATTACAACGAAGAATTGGATTTGGAAGTCATTTAGTAACCAACAATTTCAAATATTTTTCGTTGATACATTTTGGTTGGTTTTATCTTTACTTACCCTTTGGATCTCTTTTAAATTGAAGAAAAAAAACTATTAA
- a CDS encoding DUF4198 domain-containing protein encodes MKKTILTIALIIFTTTQSFAHYLWIETDPNGQIGTEQNIKVFFGEYTYGVIEKVEGEAFPNVKDFTLWVVDEKGNKVKLETTAFEDHYLAKFTPSANGTYTVVLNNDHIDVIDYTKYDFGIFKTHYHSVTKIQVGNAINKTIALNEKGITVKDISTNKDEIKLQVLFKNKPLAKNELKVFVADLWSKTLETDDNGIVSFKLPWKTKYIVETTFSEKVPGVYKGDKYEFIWHCVTYSII; translated from the coding sequence ATGAAAAAAACAATTTTAACCATCGCTTTAATAATATTTACTACTACACAATCTTTTGCGCACTACTTATGGATTGAAACAGACCCAAATGGACAAATAGGTACGGAACAAAACATAAAAGTGTTTTTTGGAGAATATACTTATGGTGTAATAGAAAAAGTAGAAGGTGAAGCATTCCCCAACGTAAAAGACTTTACTCTTTGGGTGGTTGATGAAAAAGGTAATAAAGTAAAATTAGAAACAACTGCTTTTGAAGATCACTATTTAGCTAAATTTACACCATCGGCTAACGGCACCTATACCGTAGTATTAAACAATGATCATATTGATGTTATTGACTATACAAAATACGACTTCGGTATTTTTAAAACACATTATCATTCTGTAACCAAAATACAAGTTGGAAATGCAATTAACAAAACCATTGCTTTAAACGAAAAAGGTATTACCGTAAAAGATATTTCTACAAATAAGGATGAAATAAAACTTCAAGTTCTATTTAAAAATAAACCTTTAGCAAAAAATGAATTAAAAGTTTTTGTAGCAGATTTATGGTCCAAAACTTTAGAAACGGATGATAATGGTATCGTATCATTTAAACTGCCTTGGAAAACAAAATATATTGTTGAAACGACTTTCAGCGAAAAAGTTCCAGGCGTATATAAAGGTGATAAATACGAATTTATTTGGCATTGCGTAACGTATTCAATTATATAG
- a CDS encoding TonB-dependent receptor has translation MIKKLILLTTFLFSAAFIYGQQGDIKGKVISNSGKTIENVNVTIINTSHGTYTNSKGDFYIKDVNAGSYTLAFSYVGYHPEEISITIKNNETTNVPTVKLNEDQEKLNEVLVNGNKTNKYAERKTSSSLRLKGELAKLPQNIQVISSDLLIDQQVTSIMDGVIRNVSGVTMLEHWGNFARVNMRGFRLPAFRNGVNVQDTWGPLSEDMNTVDRIEFVKGPAGFMMSAGEPGGFYNVVTKKPTDTRIAQISLAGGSFDYYRGTVDLGGKLTKDGKLLYRFNGMYQTSDTHRGNEDAQRYGFAPALTYNLSDKTSITTELNVQQAESYLGSAYIFAPVADGYGSLDRDFKYIDNNYPITDIQELTLFTNLKHEFSENWSIETQFAYLRYDQEGNSTWLWNFEDNGDATRYASIWDALSIGKYFQTYLNGNFETFGLKHTVLGGFDFSEKEYWADWSQLIIIDTDQPFNIYNPVYGNTETPVFNRSQKVRNRFDVHNTGFTVRAFYAQDEISFLQNKIRLTLAARHTELVTLGKTETDKKFTPRFGLSVDILPTLTAYALYDQSFLGQTGVSQSGDYFDPVEAKDIEGGIKKSFFNNRLKTSLGVYQITKENVLVTDPENINFSIQLGEIQSKGIEFDMQGEITPELNVVFNYANTNVEITKDTNPDNIGQRVAGHAKHMTNGWVNYTFANTSKLKGFGASLGYQYQIDRSAWAWGADNQSDLPDYFRLDGGLSWKNKKIRIQLNVNNILDEYLYSGSNYGSYLYWQSEPGINGRLTVTYKF, from the coding sequence ATGATAAAAAAGCTAATCCTACTAACAACCTTTCTTTTTTCTGCGGCTTTTATTTATGGGCAGCAAGGTGATATTAAAGGAAAGGTGATTTCAAACAGTGGAAAAACTATAGAAAATGTAAATGTTACAATAATTAATACAAGCCATGGCACATATACAAATAGCAAAGGTGACTTTTATATAAAAGATGTTAATGCTGGTTCCTATACACTTGCATTTTCTTATGTTGGATACCACCCAGAAGAAATTTCTATTACTATAAAAAATAATGAAACCACTAACGTACCTACAGTAAAATTAAATGAAGACCAAGAAAAACTAAACGAGGTTCTGGTTAATGGAAATAAAACAAACAAATACGCAGAACGTAAAACGTCTTCCTCACTTCGTTTAAAAGGTGAATTAGCAAAATTACCACAAAACATTCAAGTAATAAGCAGCGACTTACTTATTGATCAACAAGTAACCAGTATTATGGATGGTGTTATTAGAAATGTAAGTGGTGTAACCATGCTAGAGCACTGGGGGAACTTTGCTCGTGTAAACATGAGAGGCTTTAGGTTACCTGCTTTTAGAAATGGGGTGAATGTTCAAGACACATGGGGCCCATTATCTGAAGACATGAATACAGTAGACCGTATAGAATTTGTTAAAGGACCCGCTGGTTTTATGATGTCAGCAGGAGAGCCAGGTGGTTTCTATAATGTGGTTACAAAAAAACCTACTGATACTCGAATTGCTCAAATTTCGCTAGCTGGTGGTAGCTTTGACTACTACAGAGGCACTGTAGATCTTGGAGGTAAATTAACCAAAGATGGTAAATTATTGTATCGTTTTAATGGTATGTATCAAACATCAGATACTCACAGAGGCAATGAAGACGCACAACGCTACGGATTTGCACCTGCTTTAACTTATAACCTATCTGATAAAACCTCTATTACAACAGAATTGAATGTACAACAAGCTGAAAGCTATTTAGGTTCTGCGTATATTTTTGCACCGGTAGCAGATGGGTATGGTAGTTTAGATAGAGATTTTAAATACATAGATAACAACTACCCAATAACTGACATTCAAGAATTAACATTATTCACGAACCTAAAACATGAGTTTTCTGAAAACTGGAGTATTGAAACACAATTTGCTTATTTAAGATATGACCAAGAAGGGAATTCTACATGGCTTTGGAATTTCGAAGACAATGGTGATGCCACACGTTATGCTAGTATTTGGGATGCCTTATCTATAGGTAAATATTTTCAAACATACCTTAACGGAAATTTTGAAACTTTTGGTTTAAAACATACGGTTTTAGGAGGTTTTGATTTTAGTGAAAAAGAATATTGGGCAGATTGGAGTCAACTAATTATTATAGACACCGATCAACCTTTTAATATTTACAATCCAGTTTACGGCAATACCGAAACCCCTGTATTCAATAGATCACAAAAAGTAAGAAATAGGTTTGATGTTCATAATACTGGCTTTACTGTAAGAGCTTTTTATGCTCAAGACGAAATAAGCTTTTTACAAAATAAAATTAGATTAACGTTAGCAGCAAGACATACCGAACTTGTAACTCTTGGAAAAACAGAAACCGACAAAAAATTCACTCCTAGATTTGGTTTAAGCGTAGATATTTTGCCAACACTTACAGCCTACGCCTTGTATGACCAGTCTTTTTTAGGACAAACTGGAGTGAGTCAATCTGGTGATTATTTTGATCCTGTTGAAGCCAAAGATATTGAAGGTGGTATTAAAAAATCCTTTTTTAATAACAGGTTAAAAACATCTTTAGGCGTATATCAAATTACCAAAGAAAATGTTTTGGTTACAGACCCTGAAAATATAAACTTCTCTATTCAGCTAGGTGAAATTCAATCAAAAGGTATTGAATTTGATATGCAAGGTGAAATAACACCAGAATTAAACGTTGTTTTTAATTATGCCAATACAAATGTTGAAATAACAAAAGATACAAACCCCGACAATATAGGGCAACGTGTTGCCGGACATGCAAAACACATGACCAACGGATGGGTTAACTATACTTTCGCTAATACATCAAAATTAAAAGGTTTTGGCGCGTCCTTAGGCTACCAATACCAGATAGATCGTTCTGCTTGGGCTTGGGGCGCAGACAACCAAAGTGATTTACCCGATTATTTTAGACTTGATGGTGGGTTGTCTTGGAAAAACAAAAAAATACGAATACAACTTAATGTTAATAATATTCTTGATGAATATTTATATTCTGGTTCTAATTACGGTAGCTATTTATATTGGCAATCGGAACCTGGAATTAATGGAAGACTAACAGTAACTTATAAATTTTAA
- a CDS encoding AraC family transcriptional regulator, protein MKKKRREKENFKKVYLTDKKISLKSYLSEEVKRKEHCGLLKIEYLVRPEYGKGHITEFHFDGVVISISNFIFHQNFIFYKTLDVNALSLSFLVRGEMLLQVDETFKERSYEENESFMAYIERFKGALKVYAKKHFKEIKITVFNTFLKKHGFIEGVKFKKVTDQDLILPITNTMFVALEALEIDYGAGLLQRLFLEAKVLEIIALQLASYETMNLDRAGFTNQKPIKKLFLLKQLLKENLDKNYSIKELAEETGLSENILKSEFKRIFNCTINQYFLNQKMKKATHLLQNTDSPIYEIAESVGYKNATHFSAAFKRFYNETPKVCRGKL, encoded by the coding sequence TTGAAAAAAAAAAGACGTGAAAAAGAAAATTTTAAAAAAGTATATTTAACTGATAAAAAAATAAGTTTAAAAAGTTATTTAAGTGAAGAAGTAAAACGTAAGGAGCATTGTGGTTTACTGAAAATTGAATATCTGGTTCGTCCAGAATATGGGAAAGGACATATTACAGAGTTTCATTTTGATGGTGTTGTTATTTCTATTAGTAATTTTATTTTTCATCAAAATTTTATTTTTTATAAAACATTAGATGTTAATGCCCTGTCTTTATCTTTTTTAGTTAGGGGGGAAATGCTTCTTCAAGTAGATGAAACATTTAAAGAAAGGTCTTATGAAGAAAATGAGTCCTTTATGGCTTATATAGAAAGGTTTAAAGGAGCCTTGAAAGTTTATGCAAAAAAGCATTTTAAAGAAATTAAAATTACAGTTTTTAATACTTTTTTAAAAAAGCATGGTTTCATTGAAGGCGTGAAATTTAAAAAAGTAACAGATCAAGATCTTATTTTACCAATCACTAATACTATGTTTGTTGCTTTAGAGGCGTTGGAGATAGATTATGGAGCGGGTTTACTTCAAAGGTTGTTTCTAGAGGCAAAAGTGTTGGAAATTATTGCTTTGCAATTAGCGAGTTATGAAACAATGAATCTAGATAGAGCTGGTTTTACAAACCAAAAGCCAATAAAAAAGCTGTTTCTTCTAAAACAACTTTTAAAAGAGAATTTAGATAAAAACTATTCCATAAAAGAGCTAGCTGAAGAAACAGGTTTAAGTGAAAATATTTTAAAATCGGAATTTAAACGCATTTTTAATTGTACAATAAATCAGTATTTTTTAAATCAAAAGATGAAAAAAGCTACGCATTTGTTGCAAAATACCGATAGTCCCATTTATGAGATTGCAGAAAGTGTAGGCTATAAAAATGCTACACATTTTAGTGCAGCATTTAAACGATTTTATAATGAAACCCCTAAAGTATGTAGGGGAAAACTATAG
- the kdsA gene encoding 3-deoxy-8-phosphooctulonate synthase encodes MNLEDIPKIKHTNSNNFFLLCGPCAIEGEDMALRIAEKVVSIADKLEIPFVFKGSFKKANRSRVDSFTGIGDEKALSILKKVSETFDVPTVTDIHEISDAALAAQYVDVLQIPAFLVRQTDLLIAAAKTGKVINLKKGQFMSPEAMKHAVQKVYDSGNNKAWITDRGTMFGYQDMIVDFRGIPTMRQYAPTVLDVTHSLQQPNQTAGVTGGRPDMIETIARAGIVNNVDGLFIETHFDPANAKSDGANMLHLDRLEKLLTNLVAIRKVVNNL; translated from the coding sequence ATGAATCTTGAAGATATTCCAAAAATAAAACACACCAATTCAAACAATTTTTTTCTATTGTGTGGTCCTTGCGCCATTGAAGGTGAAGACATGGCCTTACGAATTGCCGAAAAAGTTGTTAGTATTGCTGATAAATTAGAAATTCCATTCGTATTTAAAGGTAGTTTTAAAAAAGCAAATCGCAGTCGCGTAGATAGTTTTACAGGCATTGGTGATGAAAAAGCTTTAAGCATTCTAAAAAAAGTATCTGAAACTTTTGATGTACCAACAGTAACCGATATTCATGAAATATCAGATGCTGCTCTTGCTGCCCAATATGTAGATGTATTGCAAATCCCCGCTTTTTTAGTGCGTCAAACCGATTTATTGATTGCCGCTGCCAAAACTGGTAAAGTTATAAACCTTAAAAAAGGACAATTTATGAGTCCAGAAGCCATGAAACATGCGGTACAAAAAGTATATGATTCTGGAAACAACAAAGCTTGGATAACCGACCGTGGAACAATGTTTGGCTACCAAGATATGATTGTAGATTTTCGTGGTATCCCAACCATGCGTCAATATGCACCAACCGTTTTAGACGTTACCCACTCTTTACAACAACCTAATCAAACTGCTGGTGTAACAGGTGGCAGACCAGATATGATTGAAACCATAGCCCGTGCAGGCATTGTAAATAATGTTGATGGTTTATTTATTGAAACCCATTTCGACCCTGCAAACGCTAAAAGCGATGGTGCCAACATGCTACATTTAGATCGTTTAGAAAAGTTACTTACCAACCTTGTTGCTATCAGAAAAGTGGTAAACAACCTTTAA
- the typA gene encoding translational GTPase TypA, which produces MANIKNIAIIAHVDHGKTTLVDKIMYHCQLFRENENTGDLILDNNDLERERGITITSKNVSVIYKDTKINIIDTPGHADFGGEVERVLNMADGVLLLVDAFEGPMPQTRFVLQKAIDLGLKPCVVVNKVDKENCTPEEVHEKVFDLMFELGAEEWQLDFPTVYGSAKNNWMSDDWKNQTENIEPLLDMVIAHIPAPKIPEGNTQMLITSLDFSSFTGRIAIGRLTRGELKVGQNISLVRRDGSIVKNRIKELHVFEGLGRLKVESVQTGDICAIVGLEGFEIGDTVADFENPEGLKTIAIDEPTMSMLFTINDSPFFGKDGKFVTSRHIKDRLAKELEKNLALRLGETGSADKFMVFGRGVLHLSVLIETMRREGYEMQIGQPQVIIKEIDGVKCEPIEELRIDLPENVSGRAVEFVTLRKGEMLSMEAKGDRMVCEFLIPSRGIIGLRNQLLTATAGEAIMAHRFKEYQPLKGAIPGRISGSLVSMENGTAIPYSIDKLQDRGKFFVEPGESVYEGQVIGENSRQDDMAVNITKMKKQSNVRSSGADDKAKIVPAIKFSLEEALEYIQKDEYVEVTPNHLRLRKIYLSETDRKRNKF; this is translated from the coding sequence ATGGCTAATATTAAAAACATTGCAATTATTGCACACGTTGACCACGGTAAAACCACGTTGGTTGATAAAATTATGTATCACTGTCAATTATTCCGTGAAAATGAGAATACTGGTGATTTAATTCTTGATAACAATGATTTAGAGCGTGAAAGAGGTATTACAATTACTTCTAAAAACGTTTCTGTTATTTATAAAGACACTAAAATCAATATTATAGATACCCCTGGTCACGCCGATTTTGGAGGTGAAGTAGAGCGTGTACTTAATATGGCTGATGGTGTGTTATTATTGGTTGATGCTTTTGAAGGGCCCATGCCACAAACACGTTTTGTATTACAAAAAGCAATTGACTTAGGTTTAAAACCTTGTGTTGTTGTAAATAAAGTAGATAAAGAAAATTGTACACCCGAAGAAGTACATGAGAAAGTTTTCGATTTGATGTTTGAATTGGGTGCAGAAGAATGGCAGTTAGATTTCCCAACCGTATACGGTTCGGCTAAAAATAACTGGATGAGTGATGATTGGAAAAACCAAACTGAAAACATCGAACCATTATTAGATATGGTTATTGCACATATTCCTGCTCCAAAAATTCCAGAAGGAAATACACAAATGTTAATTACATCTTTAGACTTTTCATCCTTTACAGGACGAATTGCTATTGGTCGTTTAACAAGAGGCGAATTGAAAGTGGGGCAAAACATATCTTTGGTTAGACGCGATGGTTCCATTGTAAAAAATAGAATAAAAGAATTACATGTTTTTGAAGGACTAGGTCGTTTAAAAGTAGAGTCTGTTCAAACGGGTGATATTTGTGCTATTGTTGGATTAGAAGGTTTTGAAATTGGCGATACGGTTGCCGATTTTGAAAATCCTGAAGGTTTAAAAACGATTGCTATAGATGAGCCTACTATGAGTATGTTATTTACTATTAATGATTCACCTTTCTTTGGAAAAGACGGGAAATTTGTAACATCTCGACATATTAAAGATCGTTTGGCTAAAGAGTTAGAAAAAAACTTAGCACTTCGTTTAGGTGAAACAGGTAGTGCCGATAAATTTATGGTTTTTGGACGAGGTGTATTGCACTTATCTGTTTTAATAGAAACCATGCGTAGAGAAGGGTATGAGATGCAAATTGGTCAGCCACAAGTAATTATTAAAGAAATTGATGGTGTTAAATGCGAACCAATTGAAGAATTAAGAATTGACCTTCCAGAAAATGTATCAGGTAGAGCAGTTGAGTTTGTAACGTTACGAAAAGGTGAAATGCTTTCTATGGAAGCAAAAGGCGATCGTATGGTTTGCGAATTTTTGATTCCTTCTCGTGGTATTATAGGGTTGCGTAACCAATTATTAACGGCTACTGCAGGAGAAGCTATTATGGCACACCGTTTTAAAGAATATCAACCTTTAAAAGGAGCAATTCCAGGTCGTATTTCAGGATCTTTAGTATCTATGGAAAACGGTACAGCAATTCCTTATTCTATAGATAAATTACAAGATAGAGGTAAGTTTTTTGTGGAGCCAGGTGAAAGTGTTTATGAAGGTCAAGTAATTGGAGAGAACTCTCGTCAAGATGATATGGCTGTAAACATTACTAAAATGAAAAAACAAAGTAACGTACGTTCTTCTGGAGCAGATGATAAAGCTAAAATTGTCCCAGCTATAAAGTTTTCATTAGAAGAAGCTTTGGAATATATTCAAAAAGATGAATATGTTGAAGTGACACCAAACCATTTACGTTTACGTAAAATATATTTATCTGAAACAGATAGAAAGCGAAATAAATTTTAG
- a CDS encoding uroporphyrinogen decarboxylase encodes MEFLGVLYVEWIGYAAMATVLVSFLMKSVNKLRIVNSLGCLLFVFYGIMLEPLSKPIIITNIAIFCINVYYLVKNNNSNK; translated from the coding sequence ATGGAATTCTTAGGAGTTTTATATGTAGAATGGATTGGATATGCTGCCATGGCAACTGTATTAGTTTCATTCTTAATGAAATCGGTTAATAAATTACGAATAGTAAACTCCCTTGGATGTTTACTATTTGTGTTTTATGGCATCATGTTAGAACCATTATCAAAACCCATCATTATTACTAATATAGCTATTTTTTGTATAAATGTTTACTACTTAGTTAAAAACAATAATTCAAATAAATAA